A stretch of the Lolium perenne isolate Kyuss_39 chromosome 3, Kyuss_2.0, whole genome shotgun sequence genome encodes the following:
- the LOC127340657 gene encoding glutathione hydrolase 3 encodes MAAPRGSLQSPLLPGGGLSPDEPPRRRVRRPCAALAIAVALLALAGVLLLLSSPGAGPAADRSRSGVPVGGARLSTHEVESGAGVVAADDGRCSEVGAAALRAGGHAVDAAVAAAFCLGVVHPMSSGIGGGAFIVVRNASSGEAVAFDARETAPAAATPNMYDVDPTSKSKGALAMGVPGELAGLHAMWSRYGRLPWKSLLAPAITLARDGYTIVPYVANALKEIEQDVLADPGLRGIFAADGKLLTAGELCHNPALADTLEAVAERGVEELYGGVVGMRLAKDVRQLGGVVTSEDLMGYRVAVGDAMEADAMGFTFLGMPPPSSGTVGMALVLNILGGYKSTEFLNGFLGVHRLIEAVKHMLAARMDLGDPGFVNVAGYVSEMLSPAFADKIRQRIADNTTFPSDYYLPKWRQLSDNGTSHLCVVDGDRNAVAMTTTVNSFFGAHVLSPSTGIVLNNEMDDFSVPQQIPDQLPPAPANFIAPGKRPLSSMTPTIILKDGQLAGVLGASGGTNIITAVTQVFLNHFVLGMSPLAAVQSARVYHKLVPNLVKYEDETVNDGEVIKLSLEAREFLRSRGHVLEGTASGAVCQMIVQDLLEPVSSGGGGENVFRGMLTAVSDPRKDGSPAGV; translated from the exons ATGGCCGCGCCGCGCGGCTCACTGCAGAGCCCACTCCTCCCCGGCGGCGGCCTCTCGCCTGATGAGCCGCCGCGCCGCCGGGTCCGCCGCCCGTGCGCCGCGTTGGCCATCGCCGTGGCTCTGCTCGCCCTGGCCGGCGTGCTGCTGCTGCTCTCGAGCCCCGGCGCCGGGCCTGCAGCTGATCGAAGCCGGAGCGGGGTGCCCGTCGGGGGCGCGCGGCTGAGCACGCACGAGGTGGAGTCCGGCGCGGGCGTGGTAGCGGCGGACGACGGGCGGTGCTCGGAGGTGGGCGCGGCCGCGCTGCGGGCGGGCGGGCACGCGGTGGACGCGGCCGTTGCGGCGGCGTTCTGCCTCGGCGTGGTCCACCCCATGTCCagcgggatcggcggcggcgcctTCATCGTCGTCAGGAACGCGAGCTCCGGCGAGGCCGTCGCCTTCGACGCACGGGAGACTGCGCCGGCCGCGGCCACGCCG AACATGTACGATGTGGACCCGACGTCCAAGTCGAAGGGTGCGCTGGCCATGGGCGTGCCGGGGGAGCTCGCCGGCCTGCACGCCATGTGGTCACGCTACGGCCGTCTCCCATGGAAATCCCTCTTAGCTCCGGCCATCACGCTCGCCCGTGATGGCTACACCATCGTCCCATATGTCGCGAACGCCCTCAAGGAAATAGAGCAAGACGTGCTAGCCGATCCGGGCCTACGCGGCATCTTTGCTGCAGACGGAAAGCTCCTAACCGCTGGTGAGCTCTGTCACAACCCAGCCTTGGCTGACACGCTTGAGGCCGTGGCGGAGCGCGGTGTCGAGGAGTTATATGGTGGAGTTGTTGGGATGAGACTCGCGAAGGACGTGAGGCAGTTGGGCGGAGTGGTGACTTCAGAGGACCTGATGGGGTACAGGGTGGCGGTGGGCGATGCCATGGAGGCCGACGCCATGGGGTTCACCTTCCTCGGCATGCCGCCACCATCCAGCGGCACCGTCGGCATGGCATTG GTGTTGAACATCTTGGGCGGGTACAAGTCGACGGAGTTCTTAAATGGGTTTCTAGGCGTGCACCGGCTGATCGAGGCTGTTAAGCATATGCTGGCCGCTCGGATGGACCTCGGCGACCCCGGATTTGTCAACGTCGCCGGCTACGTCTCGGAGATGCTGTCGCCGGCGTTCGCCGACAAGATTCGCCAAAGGATTGCCGACAACACCACCTTCCCATCAGACTACTATCTCCCAAA GTGGCGCCAGCTGAGTGACAACGGAACGAGCCACCTGTGCGTGGTGGACGGCGATAGAAATGCAGTGGCGATGACGACGACGGTGAATTCCTTCTTTGGCGCGCACGTGCTGTCGCCGTCCACCGGCATCGTGCTTAACAACGAGATGGATGACTTCTCGGTGCCCCAACAGATCCCGGACCAGCTCCCACCGGCGCCGGCCAACTTCATCGCCCCAGGGAAACGACCCCTGTCCTCCATGACGCCGACGATCATCCTCAAGGACGGGCAGCTCGCCGGCGTGTTGGGCGCCAGTGGCGGTACCAATATCATCACGGCGGTGACACAGGTTTTCCTAAATCACTTTGTTCTGGGGATGAGCCCGCTCGCTGCCGTGCAGAGCGCCAGGGTGTACCACAAGCTAGTGCCCAACTTGGTGAAGTACGAGGACGAGACGGTGAACGACGGCGAGGTCATCAAGCTCAGCCTCGAGGCCAGGGAGTTTTTGAGAAGCAGGGGCCATGTGCTGGAAGGCACGGCGTCGGGGGCCGTGTGCCAGATGATCGTGCAGGATTTGTTGGAGCCAGTCtccagtggcggcggcggcgagaacGTCTTCCGTGGGATGCTGACGGCGGTGAGCGACCCGAGGAAAGACGGCAGTCCTGCCGGAGTGTGA